A window of Sphingobium herbicidovorans contains these coding sequences:
- the putA gene encoding trifunctional transcriptional regulator/proline dehydrogenase/L-glutamate gamma-semialdehyde dehydrogenase: protein MTQPPPFAAFAPPVRKPSPLRKEITAAYRRPEAECVQPLLDLAALPRKLRSDARDTAFTLVSAIREKRTRSGVETLVQEFALSSQEGVALMCLAEALLRIPDDQTRDALIRDKIAKGDWMSHVGSGKPLFVNAASWGLVVTGKLLDSVNDRGLAAALSHLLARAGEPVIRRAVDIAMRLMGEQFVTGETIGQALKRARSLEAKGFTYSYDMLGEAAMTAADAARYYRDYEQAIHAIGKASAGRGIYVGPGVSIKLSALHPRYSRAQAGRVTDELLPRVKALAALAKRHDIGLNIDAEEADRLELSLDLLESLALDPDLSGWDGLGLAVQAYGKRCPFVIDWTVDLARRANRRIMVRLVKGAYWDTEIKRAQVDGLADFPVYTRKVHTDVAYIACAKKLLAAPDAIFPQFATHNAQTLATIFHIAGPDFTVGDYEFQCLHGMGEPLYGEVVGKGKLDRPCRIYAPVGTHETLLAYLVRRLLENGANSSFVNRVADASVAIDELVMDPVEQVRAMDLPGRPHDQIALPSALYADRRNSAGIDLSDEDALAHLSRALAESATRQWHAAPAIYGRPVVRSERPVCNPADATDVVGTVAFCVEQDARDACRIAAHAAAAWAATPVADRAAMLKRAADAMQAHMPQLMGLAIREAGKSAANAIAEVREAIDFLRYYAAQARTTLGPTQQPLGPIVCISPWNFPLAIFTGQIAAALVAGNPVLAKPAEETPLIAAEAVRILHAAGVPADVLQLLPGAGEIGAALVGAAEIAGVIFTGSTEVARLIQKQLATRLSPGGRPVPLIAETGGQNAMIVDSSALAEQVVADVIASAFDSAGQRCSALRLLCLQHEIADGVLSMLKGALKELSIGRPDRLSVDIGPVITMEARASIEKHIDAMRAKGRRIEQHAMPTDIGRGSFVPPTIIEIDSVADLEREVFGPVLHVIRYDRERLGHVIEAINATGYGLTFGLHTRLDATMDYVTERVKAGNLYINRNMIGAVVGVQPFGGRGLSGTGPKAGGPLYLARLVREPPAASRGTATPVDEALAVFIQWLAQRGETAVLASARTCAAQSRLGQTTELPGPVGERNLYTIRPRGRIWLHAKTEPGLLTQIAAVLATGCEGVIDAAKLPSDLPASVAARLSHDTDGVLAGVLVEGDDADIISLSEAMANRPGPIVPVHAASSARCIAGQPYPLEWLLEEVSISINTTAAGGNASLMTIG, encoded by the coding sequence GTCGAAACCCTGGTTCAGGAATTTGCCCTGTCCAGCCAGGAGGGCGTGGCGTTGATGTGCCTGGCCGAGGCCCTGTTGCGCATCCCGGATGACCAGACCCGCGACGCGTTGATCCGTGACAAGATCGCAAAGGGCGACTGGATGTCGCATGTGGGTAGCGGCAAGCCCCTGTTCGTCAATGCAGCGTCCTGGGGGCTGGTCGTCACCGGCAAGCTTCTCGACAGCGTGAATGACCGGGGGCTGGCCGCCGCACTTTCGCATTTGCTTGCGCGGGCGGGGGAACCTGTGATCCGGCGCGCCGTCGATATCGCGATGCGATTGATGGGGGAGCAGTTCGTTACCGGTGAAACGATCGGCCAGGCGCTGAAGCGCGCGCGCTCTCTGGAGGCAAAGGGTTTCACATATAGCTACGACATGCTGGGCGAGGCGGCGATGACAGCCGCGGACGCCGCCCGCTATTATCGGGATTATGAGCAGGCCATTCATGCGATAGGCAAGGCATCGGCCGGCCGCGGCATTTATGTCGGCCCCGGCGTCTCCATCAAGCTCTCCGCCCTTCACCCGCGATACAGCCGCGCCCAGGCCGGTCGCGTGACCGACGAACTTCTGCCCCGCGTCAAGGCGCTGGCCGCGCTGGCGAAACGCCATGATATCGGCCTCAATATCGATGCGGAGGAGGCGGACCGCCTCGAATTGTCGCTGGACCTGCTGGAAAGCCTCGCGCTCGATCCCGATCTGTCGGGCTGGGACGGCCTGGGCTTGGCGGTGCAGGCCTATGGCAAGCGATGCCCCTTTGTGATCGACTGGACCGTCGATCTTGCGCGCCGCGCGAACCGGCGGATCATGGTGCGGCTCGTAAAGGGCGCTTACTGGGATACCGAAATCAAGCGCGCGCAAGTCGATGGGCTGGCCGACTTTCCCGTCTATACGCGCAAGGTTCATACCGATGTCGCCTACATAGCCTGCGCCAAAAAGCTGCTGGCCGCGCCCGACGCCATATTCCCGCAATTCGCGACCCATAACGCCCAGACGCTGGCGACCATTTTTCACATCGCCGGCCCGGATTTCACGGTCGGCGACTATGAGTTTCAATGCCTGCACGGCATGGGCGAGCCGCTTTATGGCGAGGTGGTCGGAAAGGGGAAGCTCGACCGGCCGTGCCGCATATATGCGCCGGTCGGGACGCACGAAACGCTGCTGGCCTATCTTGTCCGCCGCCTGCTTGAAAACGGGGCCAATTCGTCATTCGTGAACCGGGTCGCTGATGCAAGCGTAGCGATCGACGAACTCGTCATGGATCCGGTCGAGCAGGTCCGCGCGATGGACTTGCCCGGACGCCCGCACGACCAGATCGCCTTGCCGTCCGCCCTCTACGCTGATCGCCGCAACTCTGCGGGCATCGACCTGAGCGATGAGGACGCGCTGGCGCATCTGTCGCGCGCCCTGGCAGAGAGTGCGACGAGGCAATGGCATGCCGCGCCCGCAATTTACGGGCGCCCGGTCGTGCGCAGCGAACGACCGGTGTGCAATCCTGCGGATGCGACCGATGTGGTGGGAACGGTGGCCTTCTGCGTCGAGCAGGACGCGCGCGACGCCTGCCGGATAGCCGCCCATGCCGCAGCAGCCTGGGCCGCTACGCCGGTTGCCGACCGCGCCGCCATGCTGAAGCGGGCAGCCGACGCCATGCAGGCGCACATGCCTCAGCTCATGGGGCTGGCCATCCGCGAGGCAGGCAAGTCAGCGGCAAATGCGATCGCCGAGGTTCGCGAGGCGATCGATTTCCTGCGCTACTATGCCGCGCAGGCTCGAACGACCTTGGGGCCAACGCAACAGCCGCTCGGCCCCATAGTCTGCATCAGCCCCTGGAATTTCCCGCTTGCGATATTCACGGGCCAGATCGCTGCAGCTTTGGTCGCGGGCAATCCGGTCCTTGCCAAACCGGCGGAAGAAACCCCGCTGATCGCCGCCGAGGCGGTGCGCATCCTTCATGCCGCAGGCGTCCCGGCCGATGTGCTCCAGCTGCTGCCGGGCGCGGGCGAGATCGGGGCCGCGCTGGTCGGGGCTGCGGAAATCGCGGGCGTGATCTTCACCGGCTCGACAGAGGTTGCGCGCCTGATCCAGAAACAGCTCGCCACGCGTCTGTCGCCCGGTGGCCGCCCGGTCCCGCTGATTGCGGAAACGGGCGGTCAAAATGCCATGATCGTGGATAGCAGCGCCCTTGCCGAACAGGTGGTGGCCGATGTGATCGCGTCGGCCTTTGACAGTGCTGGCCAGCGATGTTCGGCGCTTCGCCTGCTGTGCCTGCAGCACGAGATTGCCGATGGCGTCCTTTCAATGTTGAAGGGGGCTCTGAAGGAACTCAGCATCGGACGCCCTGATCGCCTGTCGGTCGATATTGGTCCGGTCATCACCATGGAGGCCAGGGCCAGCATCGAAAAGCATATCGATGCGATGCGCGCAAAGGGGCGGCGTATCGAGCAGCATGCAATGCCGACCGACATCGGGCGGGGCAGCTTCGTGCCACCGACGATCATCGAGATCGACAGCGTCGCCGATCTTGAGCGTGAGGTTTTCGGTCCGGTGCTTCATGTCATCCGCTATGACCGAGAACGGCTTGGGCATGTGATCGAAGCGATCAATGCGACAGGATATGGGCTGACCTTCGGTCTCCACACCCGCCTCGACGCGACCATGGATTATGTCACCGAGCGGGTGAAGGCGGGCAATCTCTATATCAATCGCAACATGATCGGCGCGGTCGTCGGCGTCCAGCCATTCGGGGGACGCGGGCTTTCCGGTACGGGCCCCAAGGCAGGCGGGCCTCTCTATCTCGCCCGTCTGGTCCGGGAACCGCCAGCGGCCAGCCGGGGCACGGCGACGCCTGTTGACGAGGCGCTGGCGGTATTCATCCAATGGCTGGCGCAGCGCGGCGAAACAGCGGTGCTCGCGTCGGCCCGGACCTGCGCGGCGCAATCCAGGCTCGGCCAGACGACAGAGCTGCCGGGGCCGGTCGGTGAGCGCAATCTCTACACGATCCGCCCACGCGGCCGCATATGGCTGCATGCGAAAACCGAACCCGGCCTGTTGACGCAAATCGCGGCGGTGCTCGCAACAGGCTGTGAAGGCGTTATCGATGCAGCGAAACTTCCTTCGGACTTGCCCGCCAGCGTCGCGGCGAGACTTTCGCATGACACCGACGGCGTCCTTGCGGGGGTTCTTGTCGAAGGCGACGATGCCGACATCATCAGCCTGTCGGAAGCGATGGCGAACCGGCCCGGACCCATTGTGCCGGTCCATGCCGCATCCTCTGCTCGCTGTATCGCTGGCCAGCCCTACCCGCTCGAATGGCTGCTCGAAGAGGTGTCGATTTCGATCAACACGACAGCAGCCGGGGGGAATGCGAGCCTGATGACGATAGGGTGA